In Sphingobacteriaceae bacterium, the following proteins share a genomic window:
- the rpoN gene encoding RNA polymerase sigma-54 factor, producing the protein MALKQSQYLKLSQKLLPQQILLMKLLQLPTLALEERIKEELEVNPALEEDQENSTEEELYSNENDGETAPEEEFDDNGEFKEEEMKTSASDVEMEDYMDAEELDSYKYEVVNKGPDDETRDFVVVEGVGFQELLEQQLGLKDITDREYTIGTYLIGCLDEDGYIRRELDLIVDDLAFNYNITTDVKEIESVLKILQSFDPPGVGARNLQECLLIQLERKTEKTKEVVLAMDVIRHHMEEFSKKHYDKILKRLEIDNEELKDIISEITHLNPRPGNTDTKESGFSAVVPDFIVTVNDGKPELSINGRNMPDLKISKDYQEMLKEYTRSKDKSSKEASGFIKSKIESAGWFIEALQQRYATMSMCMQCILEYQNDYFATGDESKLRPMILKDIASRVALDLSTVSRMANSKYVQTPYGTFLLKTFFSESMSTDSGEEVSSREIKNILKDHIEKEDKKHPLTDDELCAKLNEKGYNIARRTVAKYREQLDIPVGRMRKEI; encoded by the coding sequence ATGGCACTTAAACAATCGCAATATCTTAAACTTTCGCAAAAGCTGCTGCCTCAGCAAATTTTGCTGATGAAGTTATTGCAGTTACCAACACTGGCACTTGAAGAACGCATTAAAGAAGAGTTGGAAGTAAATCCCGCACTTGAGGAAGATCAGGAAAATAGTACTGAAGAAGAGTTATACAGCAATGAAAATGATGGGGAAACCGCTCCTGAAGAAGAATTTGACGATAACGGCGAGTTTAAAGAGGAAGAAATGAAAACTTCGGCGAGTGATGTAGAGATGGAAGACTACATGGATGCCGAAGAGCTTGACTCCTATAAATATGAAGTTGTAAATAAAGGGCCCGATGACGAAACACGCGATTTTGTGGTTGTTGAAGGAGTAGGATTTCAGGAGCTTTTAGAACAGCAGTTAGGTTTAAAAGATATAACAGACCGTGAGTATACTATCGGCACTTATCTGATAGGGTGTCTTGACGAAGATGGTTATATTCGCCGCGAGCTCGATTTGATTGTTGATGATCTGGCTTTTAATTACAACATCACTACCGACGTAAAAGAAATAGAATCCGTTTTAAAAATTCTTCAGAGTTTTGATCCGCCGGGAGTAGGTGCAAGAAATTTGCAAGAGTGTTTACTCATTCAGCTTGAACGCAAAACCGAAAAAACTAAAGAAGTTGTTCTTGCTATGGATGTGATCAGGCATCACATGGAGGAGTTTTCGAAGAAACATTATGATAAAATTTTAAAGCGTCTTGAAATTGACAATGAAGAGTTAAAAGATATCATTAGTGAGATTACCCATTTGAATCCTCGTCCAGGAAACACTGATACCAAGGAAAGTGGTTTTAGCGCCGTTGTTCCTGACTTTATTGTAACGGTTAATGATGGAAAACCTGAACTAAGTATTAATGGTCGAAATATGCCAGATCTTAAGATCAGTAAAGACTACCAGGAAATGCTGAAAGAATATACCAGGAGCAAAGACAAAAGCAGCAAAGAAGCCTCTGGTTTTATTAAGAGTAAAATAGAAAGTGCCGGGTGGTTCATTGAAGCTTTGCAGCAGCGCTACGCAACTATGAGTATGTGTATGCAGTGCATTCTTGAATATCAAAACGATTATTTTGCAACGGGTGATGAAAGTAAACTGCGACCAATGATTTTAAAAGACATTGCAAGCCGTGTTGCACTTGATCTTTCTACTGTTTCGCGAATGGCTAACAGCAAATATGTACAGACACCTTATGGCACTTTTTTATTGAAAACTTTCTTTAGTGAGAGTATGAGCACTGATAGTGGAGAAGAAGTGAGTAGTCGTGAAATAAAAAATATTTTAAAAGATCATATCGAGAAAGAAGATAAAAAACATCCTCTAACCGACGATGAGCTTTGTGCCAAGTTAAACGAAAAAGGCTATAACATTGCACGACGCACGGTTGCCAAATACCGCGAACAACTTGATATTCCGGTAGGGCGAATGCGCAAGGAAATATAA
- a CDS encoding tyrosine--tRNA ligase, with protein sequence MKFNFVADLRWRGLLQDIMPGTEELLEKEIVSGYIGFDPTADSLHIGHLTQVFTLLRFQKAGHKPIALVGGATGMVGDPSGKSAERNLLDEEALNKNVAGLQKQLEKFLDFKSEGNGAVLVNNYDWMKDYSFLTFIRDIGKHLTVSYMMAKDSVKNRLETGMSFTEFSYQLLQAFDFYKLNETKNCKLQMGGSDQWGNITSGTELIRRKSGNEAYALTTQLIRKADGTKFGKTESGSVWLDRTKTSPYKFYQFWINTSDADAKNWIKIFTFFSQEETEAMIAEHEKDPGKRILQKALANDLTTLVHSQEDLSNAIDASSVLFNGGLNELTGLDEQTFLDVFDGLPQFSVTKSELEAGIGVLELLAEKTSVFPSKGEARKMILGGGVSINKTKVESHDLIVNTNHLINNKYIVIQKGKKNYYLCSIN encoded by the coding sequence ATGAAATTTAATTTTGTTGCTGATTTACGTTGGCGGGGGCTCCTGCAGGATATTATGCCCGGCACTGAAGAATTGCTGGAAAAAGAAATTGTAAGTGGCTACATTGGCTTTGATCCTACAGCCGATTCACTTCACATTGGTCATCTTACACAGGTTTTTACTTTGTTGCGTTTTCAAAAGGCGGGGCATAAACCCATTGCTCTCGTTGGCGGCGCTACTGGTATGGTTGGTGATCCGAGTGGAAAGTCTGCTGAGAGAAATTTGCTGGATGAAGAAGCTTTAAATAAAAACGTGGCCGGTCTGCAAAAACAACTCGAAAAGTTCTTAGATTTTAAATCTGAAGGAAATGGCGCGGTTCTTGTGAATAATTACGACTGGATGAAAGATTATTCTTTTCTGACCTTTATTCGTGATATCGGCAAGCACCTAACCGTTAGTTATATGATGGCAAAAGATTCGGTTAAAAACCGCTTAGAAACCGGCATGAGCTTTACAGAGTTCAGTTACCAACTACTCCAGGCTTTCGATTTTTATAAGTTAAACGAAACTAAAAACTGCAAGCTCCAAATGGGCGGCTCTGACCAATGGGGCAATATTACCAGCGGAACAGAGCTTATACGTCGTAAGTCGGGCAATGAAGCTTATGCTTTAACCACACAACTAATTCGCAAGGCAGATGGCACAAAATTTGGAAAAACCGAAAGTGGAAGCGTTTGGTTAGACCGCACAAAAACAAGTCCCTACAAATTTTACCAGTTCTGGATCAATACTTCTGATGCCGACGCTAAAAACTGGATCAAGATTTTTACTTTCTTCTCGCAGGAAGAAACGGAAGCCATGATTGCCGAACATGAAAAGGATCCGGGAAAACGCATTTTGCAAAAAGCTTTGGCGAATGATTTAACAACATTGGTGCACAGCCAGGAAGACCTCAGCAATGCCATAGACGCAAGCTCTGTTCTTTTTAACGGCGGATTAAACGAACTTACAGGTTTAGATGAACAAACTTTTTTAGATGTCTTTGACGGACTCCCGCAATTTAGTGTAACAAAATCCGAACTAGAGGCCGGCATAGGAGTACTGGAACTTCTTGCCGAAAAAACTTCTGTTTTTCCGAGTAAAGGCGAAGCGAGAAAAATGATTCTCGGTGGCGGTGTAAGTATAAATAAAACAAAAGTAGAGAGTCACGATCTTATCGTGAATACAAATCATCTCATTAATAATAAATACATCGTGATACAGAAAGGTAAAAAAAATTACTACCTCTGCAGCATTAATTAA
- a CDS encoding RNA polymerase subunit sigma-70, protein MSRTKPQFTDDQFIDGLRSGNSEVLSALYKKYYNIVLKFIVNNSGTEEAAKDIYQETVIVLYENAQKPEFELNCQLQTYIYSVSKRLWLKQLKKNGKTFLFKEDDENEVVDVSTDLNEHTAKELEIEKMNKSLAELGEPCATLIKDFYVHRMNMDEIAEKFGYTNADNAKNQKYKCLQRLKKYFFDKAIIEQE, encoded by the coding sequence ATGTCCAGAACCAAACCGCAGTTTACCGATGATCAATTTATTGATGGTTTGCGCAGCGGCAACAGTGAAGTGCTTAGTGCCTTATATAAGAAGTATTATAACATCGTTCTTAAATTTATTGTAAACAACAGCGGCACGGAAGAAGCAGCTAAGGACATTTACCAGGAGACAGTTATTGTGCTTTACGAAAACGCGCAAAAGCCAGAGTTTGAGTTAAATTGTCAGCTACAGACCTACATATATTCTGTTTCAAAGCGTCTTTGGTTAAAGCAACTTAAAAAAAATGGCAAAACATTTTTATTTAAAGAAGACGACGAGAATGAAGTGGTAGATGTGAGCACAGATTTAAACGAGCACACCGCCAAAGAACTGGAAATTGAAAAAATGAATAAAAGTCTGGCAGAACTTGGAGAACCTTGCGCCACACTGATAAAGGACTTCTACGTGCATAGAATGAATATGGATGAAATTGCTGAAAAGTTTGGCTATACAAATGCCGATAATGCAAAAAACCAGAAGTACAAATGTTTACAACGATTAAAGAAATATTTTTTTGATAAAGCAATTATTGAACAAGAATAA
- a CDS encoding MRP family ATP-binding protein: MEITVQNVIDALKYVDDPDLKKDLITLNMVKDIEVEGKNISFTVVLTTPACPMKDMIHNACMNAILHYVDKEAKVKITMSSNVTTKKEKDETTLRDVRNIIAVASGKGGVGKSTIAANLAVGLARQGAKVGLVDADIYGPSQHIMFGVQDENPGSVEFNGQKKMSPVISHGVKLNSIGFLAGPNQVIALRGPMATKALSQLFYETVWGELDYLIVDLPPGTGDIQISLCSQVPVTGAVVVCTPQEVAISDARKGIALFQLPQVNVPILGLVENMAWFTPEELPENKYYIFGKDGVKHLAEELQVPLISQIPLVQSVREASDAGRPAVMQENTPQALGFLELAQNVAQQVAIRNASTTVEATV; this comes from the coding sequence ATGGAAATTACAGTTCAAAACGTAATAGATGCCTTAAAGTATGTAGATGATCCGGATCTTAAAAAAGATTTGATCACTCTTAATATGGTTAAGGATATAGAAGTAGAAGGGAAGAATATTTCCTTTACAGTGGTGCTTACTACACCGGCTTGTCCTATGAAGGATATGATTCACAATGCATGCATGAATGCGATTCTACATTATGTAGATAAGGAAGCAAAAGTGAAGATCACCATGTCGTCGAACGTTACCACAAAAAAAGAAAAAGACGAAACGACCTTACGTGATGTGAGAAACATTATTGCTGTTGCCAGCGGTAAAGGTGGTGTTGGAAAAAGCACGATAGCGGCGAACCTCGCTGTTGGTCTTGCCCGACAAGGAGCTAAGGTAGGTTTGGTGGATGCTGATATTTATGGTCCTTCACAACATATAATGTTTGGTGTACAGGATGAAAACCCGGGTTCTGTCGAGTTTAACGGACAGAAAAAAATGTCACCGGTAATAAGTCATGGCGTAAAACTAAATTCAATTGGGTTTTTAGCCGGTCCTAACCAGGTAATTGCTTTACGCGGGCCTATGGCTACTAAAGCTCTGTCACAATTATTTTACGAAACCGTTTGGGGCGAGCTAGATTATTTGATAGTAGATCTTCCTCCCGGAACAGGCGATATTCAAATCAGTTTGTGTAGCCAGGTTCCTGTAACAGGCGCTGTTGTGGTTTGTACGCCGCAAGAAGTGGCTATTTCTGATGCGAGAAAAGGAATTGCTTTATTTCAATTACCACAGGTAAATGTTCCAATACTCGGACTTGTAGAAAACATGGCCTGGTTTACTCCTGAAGAATTGCCTGAGAATAAATATTACATTTTTGGTAAAGACGGTGTAAAACATTTAGCCGAAGAATTACAGGTACCACTTATTTCACAAATACCTTTGGTGCAAAGTGTGCGTGAAGCCTCTGATGCTGGTCGCCCGGCGGTGATGCAGGAAAATACACCGCAAGCATTAGGCTTTTTAGAGCTTGCGCAGAATGTGGCTCAGCAAGTTGCTATTAGGAATGCATCAACTACTGTTGAGGCTACCGTTTAA
- a CDS encoding NAD-dependent epimerase, with translation MSNTQEKVLIIGAGGQIGLELTENLSNIYGAENVVPSDLKAPEDAFKNNPFERLDALDKDAMFSIVKKHGITQVYHLAALLSATGEQKPMSAWKLNMESLFHVLDLAKEKHISKVYWPSSIAVFGPTTPSENTPQYTVMEPSTIYGISKQAGERWCEWYFKKHGVDVRSLRYPGLIGWKSAPGGGTTDYAVHIFHEALKNGSYECFLSENTALPMMHMEDAIRATIEIMHAPAESIKIRGAYNLSGISFSPKEIAAEIKKHIPDFKISYNPDFRQAIADSWPKSIDDSHAQKDWNWKVKYDLPKLVENMLENLK, from the coding sequence ATGTCGAATACGCAGGAAAAGGTATTAATAATAGGGGCCGGAGGGCAAATCGGGTTAGAATTAACCGAAAATTTATCTAACATTTATGGGGCTGAAAATGTAGTTCCCTCAGATTTAAAAGCACCGGAAGATGCTTTTAAAAATAATCCTTTTGAAAGACTGGATGCTTTGGACAAGGATGCGATGTTTTCCATAGTAAAAAAACATGGTATCACTCAGGTGTATCATCTTGCGGCTTTATTATCTGCCACAGGCGAACAAAAACCTATGTCAGCCTGGAAACTCAATATGGAAAGCTTATTTCACGTATTAGATCTTGCTAAAGAAAAACACATTTCTAAAGTTTATTGGCCAAGTTCTATCGCGGTTTTTGGTCCTACTACACCAAGCGAAAACACCCCACAATACACCGTTATGGAGCCCTCTACTATTTACGGGATCAGTAAACAAGCGGGTGAAAGATGGTGCGAATGGTATTTTAAAAAACATGGTGTAGATGTTAGAAGTTTACGCTACCCGGGTTTAATTGGCTGGAAAAGCGCTCCGGGTGGGGGAACTACGGATTATGCTGTCCATATTTTTCACGAAGCTTTAAAAAATGGAAGCTACGAATGTTTCTTAAGTGAAAACACAGCTTTACCTATGATGCACATGGAAGATGCTATCCGCGCAACCATTGAAATCATGCACGCTCCTGCCGAAAGTATTAAAATAAGAGGTGCTTACAATCTATCAGGAATCAGTTTTAGTCCTAAAGAAATAGCTGCAGAAATAAAAAAACATATTCCTGACTTTAAGATTTCTTATAATCCAGATTTCCGCCAGGCCATTGCCGACAGCTGGCCGAAAAGTATTGACGATTCGCACGCGCAAAAAGACTGGAACTGGAAAGTAAAATACGATCTTCCAAAACTGGTAGAGAATATGCTGGAGAATCTTAAATAA
- a CDS encoding homogentisate 1,2-dioxygenase, translating into MPIYHKLGEIPQKRHTIFKDKKDNFYYEQLFGTEGFHGMSSLLYHVHRPTQVKEIIKSYSVEPKIAIGKNIKALLLKGFEIKPEADFLASRKTLLINSDCAIGLAAPTQSQTEYFYKNADADEMLFIHKGKGTLKTMMGNIDFEYGDYLIIPRGMIYQMHFETSDNRLLFCESHSPYYTPKRYKNSQGQLLEHSPFCERDYKLPTVIETHDQKGDFLIKIKKEGMMHEVIYATHPFDVVGWDGYNFPWGFSIHNFEPITGRIHQPPPVHQTFETNTFVVCSFCPRLYDYHPLAVPAPYNHSNIDSDEVLYYVDGDFMSRNNIEQGHITLHPKGIPHGPAPGAMERSIGHKETQELAVMIDTFKPLMVTEEAMGIDDGKYYKSWVE; encoded by the coding sequence ATGCCGATCTATCACAAGCTTGGAGAAATTCCACAAAAAAGACATACAATTTTTAAAGACAAAAAAGACAACTTTTATTACGAGCAATTGTTCGGAACGGAAGGGTTTCACGGTATGTCTTCGTTGCTTTACCATGTGCACCGTCCTACTCAGGTAAAAGAAATAATCAAAAGTTATTCGGTTGAGCCTAAAATAGCCATTGGTAAAAACATTAAAGCGCTTTTATTAAAAGGTTTTGAAATTAAACCTGAAGCAGATTTTTTAGCAAGCAGAAAAACACTTTTAATTAATTCTGATTGTGCAATTGGTTTAGCAGCCCCCACTCAAAGTCAAACCGAGTACTTTTATAAGAATGCCGATGCCGACGAAATGCTTTTTATTCATAAAGGGAAAGGCACTTTGAAAACAATGATGGGTAACATTGACTTTGAATACGGCGATTACCTGATCATTCCGCGTGGCATGATTTATCAAATGCATTTTGAAACGAGCGATAACCGTTTGTTGTTTTGCGAAAGTCATTCGCCCTACTACACGCCGAAACGTTACAAAAATTCGCAAGGGCAATTGTTAGAACATTCACCCTTTTGCGAGCGCGATTATAAATTACCAACGGTTATAGAAACGCATGATCAAAAAGGAGACTTCTTGATTAAGATAAAAAAGGAAGGTATGATGCATGAAGTGATTTATGCTACGCATCCTTTTGATGTGGTGGGTTGGGACGGTTATAATTTTCCATGGGGGTTTTCTATTCATAATTTTGAACCTATAACAGGTCGCATACATCAACCGCCTCCGGTGCATCAGACTTTCGAAACAAACACTTTTGTAGTTTGCAGTTTCTGTCCACGTTTATACGATTATCATCCTTTAGCAGTGCCCGCTCCATACAATCACAGCAACATTGATAGCGATGAGGTTTTGTATTATGTAGATGGGGATTTTATGAGCCGTAATAATATTGAACAAGGCCATATTACTTTGCATCCAAAAGGCATTCCTCATGGTCCGGCCCCCGGAGCTATGGAGCGCAGTATAGGTCATAAGGAAACACAAGAACTGGCTGTAATGATTGATACCTTTAAACCTTTGATGGTGACTGAAGAGGCCATGGGTATTGATGATGGAAAATATTACAAGAGCTGGGTTGAATAG
- the trpS gene encoding tryptophan--tRNA ligase encodes MSRILTGIQSTNVPHLGNLLGAIIPAIELSKKAENDSLFFIADLHTLTSKKDAEFIKESTKSVAATWLAFGLDPHRTVFYRQSRVPQVTELTWYLNCFTPFPMLANAHSFKDKSERLSDVNAGLFTYPVLMAADILLYDAQFVPVGKDQMQHLEIAADIARSFNHKLEKEILVVPEGLTDSRVMIVPGIDGQKMSKSYNNFINIFLPEKELKKVVMSIVSDSKSLEDPKDPETDNTFKLYALLASPEETGTMRQNYLKGGFGYGHAKTALLNLILEKYKEPRKTYDHFMANPDLLEKELAIGEAKANKMANDKLKQIREVLGY; translated from the coding sequence ATGTCACGAATTTTAACTGGTATACAAAGCACTAACGTTCCGCATCTTGGTAATTTGCTGGGCGCTATTATACCTGCCATTGAACTAAGTAAAAAAGCTGAGAACGACAGTTTATTTTTTATTGCAGATCTTCACACTTTAACCAGTAAGAAGGACGCTGAATTTATTAAAGAAAGTACAAAGTCAGTAGCAGCCACCTGGTTGGCTTTCGGACTCGATCCGCATAGAACGGTTTTTTACCGTCAGAGTCGTGTGCCACAAGTTACGGAGTTAACCTGGTATTTGAATTGTTTCACCCCTTTTCCAATGTTGGCCAACGCGCATTCTTTTAAAGATAAAAGTGAGCGTTTGAGTGATGTAAATGCCGGTTTATTTACTTACCCGGTTTTAATGGCGGCTGATATTCTATTGTATGATGCGCAATTTGTTCCAGTTGGAAAAGACCAAATGCAACATTTGGAAATCGCTGCGGACATTGCAAGATCATTTAACCATAAACTGGAGAAGGAAATTCTTGTCGTTCCTGAAGGATTGACAGATTCTCGTGTAATGATCGTTCCGGGAATCGACGGGCAAAAAATGAGTAAGTCTTATAACAATTTCATCAATATTTTTCTTCCGGAAAAAGAATTGAAAAAAGTAGTCATGAGCATTGTAAGTGATAGCAAGAGCCTGGAGGATCCCAAAGATCCGGAAACAGATAATACATTTAAATTGTACGCGCTCTTAGCAAGCCCCGAAGAAACAGGAACCATGCGCCAGAATTATTTGAAAGGCGGCTTTGGTTATGGTCACGCAAAAACGGCCTTGTTGAATTTGATTCTCGAAAAATATAAAGAGCCCCGTAAAACTTACGATCACTTTATGGCTAATCCTGATTTACTTGAAAAAGAACTAGCTATTGGAGAAGCGAAGGCTAATAAAATGGCGAATGATAAGCTGAAGCAGATACGAGAGGTTTTGGGGTACTAA
- a CDS encoding FAD-binding protein: protein MQTKLQLQVSPQTALNEVLLKEEVREQLSLKSDSTLHIKILKRSIDARGRKIRINLTVQAAVDEEILREKIHITYPDVSSSAKTCHIIGAGPAGLFAALRCLELGIKPIIIERGKDVKARRRDLAAINKEQIVNPESNYCFGEGGAGTYSDGKLYTRSNKRGDIDKILKTFVYHGASEEILIDAHPHIGTNKLPQLIQFMRETILQFGGEVHFNSKLIDFSTSNEKLTSIKLSSEKGEQDFPVQNVILATGHSARDIYELLNAKNILLEAKPFALGVRVEHPQSLIDSIQYHCGSLNEVIEKREFLPAASYSLVQQVKGYGVYSFCMCPGGIIAPCATSQEEVVTNGWSPSKRNNPYANSGIVVGLELKDFEPYKKFGALAGLEFQKQFEHTAWAFGGKTQTAPAQRLQDFTNGRVSSSLPDCSYQPGLKSVEMQQVLGRLIGPALKEGFKAFGTKMRGYMTNEALIVGVESRTSTPVRIPRDKDLLYHPQLKNLFPCGEGAGYAGGIVSAAMDGERCANSLNY from the coding sequence ATGCAAACAAAACTACAACTACAGGTTAGTCCTCAAACGGCTTTAAACGAAGTCCTGCTAAAAGAAGAAGTGCGCGAACAGCTCTCTTTGAAATCAGATTCAACGCTTCACATAAAAATTCTAAAACGAAGTATTGATGCACGTGGAAGAAAGATCCGAATTAACCTTACTGTTCAGGCGGCAGTGGATGAAGAGATTCTGCGTGAAAAAATTCACATTACTTATCCCGATGTTTCGTCATCTGCCAAAACCTGTCACATTATAGGGGCAGGACCTGCAGGATTATTCGCTGCATTACGTTGCCTGGAACTGGGCATAAAACCAATTATTATAGAGCGCGGTAAAGATGTGAAAGCACGAAGGAGAGATCTTGCCGCTATCAATAAAGAACAGATCGTAAATCCCGAAAGTAATTATTGTTTCGGAGAAGGTGGTGCCGGAACATACAGCGATGGCAAGCTATATACAAGGTCAAATAAGCGCGGTGACATTGATAAAATACTTAAGACCTTTGTTTATCATGGTGCCAGCGAAGAAATTTTAATTGACGCGCATCCTCACATTGGTACTAATAAATTGCCGCAATTGATTCAATTTATGCGCGAAACCATTTTGCAATTTGGTGGTGAAGTACATTTTAATTCTAAGTTAATTGACTTTTCTACTAGCAATGAAAAGCTCACTTCTATAAAATTATCAAGCGAAAAAGGCGAACAAGATTTTCCCGTACAAAATGTTATCCTGGCCACAGGGCATTCTGCGCGCGACATCTATGAATTGCTCAACGCTAAAAACATCCTCCTCGAAGCAAAACCTTTTGCGCTTGGTGTTCGCGTCGAACATCCTCAATCCTTAATAGACAGTATACAATATCATTGTGGAAGTCTGAATGAAGTTATTGAGAAACGCGAATTTTTACCGGCCGCAAGTTATAGTTTGGTTCAACAGGTAAAAGGTTATGGCGTTTATTCTTTTTGTATGTGCCCGGGCGGAATCATAGCGCCCTGCGCTACAAGCCAGGAAGAAGTGGTAACTAACGGATGGAGCCCGAGTAAACGAAATAATCCCTATGCTAATAGTGGAATTGTTGTGGGACTGGAATTAAAAGATTTTGAACCCTATAAAAAATTTGGGGCATTGGCCGGGCTTGAATTTCAAAAACAATTTGAACACACCGCCTGGGCTTTTGGCGGAAAGACACAGACAGCGCCAGCCCAACGTCTGCAAGACTTTACAAATGGGCGAGTAAGTTCTTCTTTACCAGATTGCAGCTATCAACCAGGTTTAAAAAGTGTAGAAATGCAACAAGTTTTAGGCAGGTTAATTGGCCCCGCCTTAAAAGAAGGTTTTAAAGCTTTTGGAACTAAGATGCGCGGTTACATGACAAACGAAGCTTTGATAGTTGGCGTAGAGTCGCGCACCTCAACTCCTGTGCGAATTCCACGCGATAAAGATCTGCTCTATCATCCCCAATTGAAAAATCTTTTTCCTTGTGGAGAGGGGGCAGGTTATGCCGGAGGTATTGTAAGTGCCGCCATGGATGGCGAGCGCTGCGCCAACAGTTTGAATTACTAA
- a CDS encoding aspartate 1-decarboxylase, which translates to MEIQVMKSKLHCVTVTQAELDYIGSVTIDEDLMDAANLIENEQVHILNKNNGERFITYVLKGERGSGVICLNGPAALKVKLSDVVIIISYANMDFEKAKTFRPWVVFPDTTTNKLK; encoded by the coding sequence ATGGAAATTCAGGTTATGAAATCTAAACTGCATTGTGTAACTGTTACACAGGCGGAATTGGATTATATAGGAAGTGTTACTATTGATGAAGATTTGATGGATGCTGCAAATTTGATTGAGAACGAGCAGGTGCACATTTTGAACAAAAATAATGGTGAACGTTTTATCACTTACGTCTTAAAAGGAGAGAGGGGAAGCGGAGTAATTTGCCTGAATGGTCCTGCAGCTTTAAAGGTAAAATTGAGTGATGTTGTTATCATCATTTCATACGCGAACATGGATTTTGAAAAAGCAAAAACATTTCGTCCCTGGGTTGTTTTTCCGGATACTACAACAAATAAACTAAAATAA
- the rfaE2 gene encoding D-glycero-beta-D-manno-heptose 1-phosphate adenylyltransferase yields MSFHQLLKDKIVSKEEALKKLEVYRNAGKKIVFTNGCFDILHPGHVDYLSQARDLGDTLVLGLNTDNSVKRLQKAPNRPINSEETRAIVLAGLACIDLIVFFDEETPYELIQFLQPNVLVKGDDYKAENIVGYDIVKANGGEIKTIPMVQGYSTTKIIAKILQ; encoded by the coding sequence ATGTCGTTTCACCAACTGCTTAAAGATAAAATTGTAAGCAAAGAAGAGGCTTTAAAAAAGTTAGAAGTCTATCGCAATGCCGGTAAAAAAATTGTTTTTACAAATGGCTGTTTTGACATTTTACATCCGGGTCATGTGGATTATCTGAGCCAGGCGAGAGACCTCGGAGATACTTTGGTTCTTGGCTTGAATACCGACAATTCTGTAAAACGTTTACAAAAAGCTCCTAATCGTCCCATAAACTCGGAAGAAACGCGTGCCATTGTTTTGGCTGGATTAGCCTGCATTGATTTGATTGTTTTTTTCGACGAAGAAACACCTTACGAGCTCATTCAATTTTTGCAACCTAACGTACTCGTTAAAGGTGACGATTACAAAGCTGAGAATATTGTAGGCTACGATATTGTAAAAGCAAATGGCGGAGAAATTAAAACTATTCCCATGGTTCAGGGATACTCAACTACCAAAATCATTGCAAAAATTCTGCAATAA
- the recO gene encoding DNA repair protein RecO, protein MRVSDKAIVLQAIKHGDKKFIIKLYTRSQGMVTVSTHVANAPSSKIKPSAILPLSLLDVELIIKQNKEIHQLTEASCYYINTSISNSIVKLTIAQFLNEILIKTLKEQGANAHLFEFVETCLKFLNDTDEAVNLHLYFLTELTKYLGFEPQNNFSQQTPYFDCREGKFSAIGLTMPLGLTKEDSFLFSEFLKINSLKTNISNSQRQLILEILLAYYKLHIPNFNEVKSLEVLREVIVG, encoded by the coding sequence ATGCGGGTTTCAGACAAAGCCATTGTTCTACAAGCCATCAAGCATGGCGATAAAAAGTTCATTATAAAGCTTTATACCCGCTCTCAGGGCATGGTAACTGTTTCAACCCACGTTGCAAACGCACCTTCCTCTAAAATTAAACCAAGCGCTATCTTGCCTTTAAGTTTGCTCGATGTTGAACTTATCATTAAGCAGAATAAAGAAATTCATCAGCTCACCGAGGCTTCTTGTTATTATATCAATACAAGCATTTCAAATTCCATCGTAAAGCTTACCATTGCCCAGTTTTTAAACGAAATTCTTATTAAGACGTTAAAGGAGCAAGGAGCCAATGCCCACCTATTTGAGTTTGTAGAAACCTGTCTTAAATTTTTGAACGATACAGATGAGGCAGTGAACCTGCATCTGTACTTTTTAACGGAGCTTACAAAATATCTTGGCTTTGAACCACAAAATAATTTTAGTCAGCAAACACCTTATTTTGATTGCAGAGAAGGTAAGTTCTCGGCAATAGGATTAACCATGCCTTTGGGACTAACCAAGGAGGACTCTTTTTTATTTTCCGAATTCTTAAAGATCAATAGTTTAAAAACAAACATCAGCAATTCACAGCGTCAACTTATTTTGGAAATACTTTTGGCTTATTACAAATTACATATTCCTAATTTTAATGAGGTGAAAAGCCTGGAAGTGCTGCGTGAAGTAATAGTGGGCTAA